A region from the Pelobates fuscus isolate aPelFus1 chromosome 3, aPelFus1.pri, whole genome shotgun sequence genome encodes:
- the SENP8 gene encoding sentrin-specific protease 8 isoform X2: MLDARMEQIVLSYGDCLLRSSDVALLDAPHWLNDNVIGFIFEYLASNLPQSLSERIAFLSPEVSQFIKCCERDAPEFLGPLDLPSKELILLPVNDNAGSEAGGTHWSLLAYVRQFQSYLHYDSASGTNAPHARLMARSLSPLLRDNPCYREENAPTQHNSYDCGMYVACVAEALCEQLLHGQDSLILQKITPQYVTQKRSVWKETINGLSRLSNKQCL; encoded by the coding sequence GATGGAGCAGATAGTGCTGAGCTACGGAGATTGCCTCTTACGATCTTCGGATGTTGCTCTTCTCGATGCCCCACACTGGCTGAATGATAACGTCATTGGGTTTATCTTTGAGTACCTGGCCTCCAATCTACCTCAGTCCCTATCAGAGCGAATCGCTTTCCTCAGTCCTGAAGTGAGCCAGTTCATTAAATGTTGTGAACGAGATGCCCCAGAATTCTTGGGACCGCTGGACCTTCCCAGCAAAGAACTTATCTTGTTACCTGTCAATGATAATGCAGGGTCAGAAGCTGGGGGCACGCACTGGAGTCTTCTAGCCTACGTCCGCCAGTTCCAAAGCTACCTTCACTATGACTCTGCATCGGGAACAAATGCACCACACGCCAGACTTATGGCCAGGAGTTTAAGTCCTCTGCTTCGTGATAATCCATGTTATCGTGAGGAGAATGCTCCTACCCAGCACAACAGCTATGACTGTGGGATGTATGTAGCGTGCGTAGCAGAAGCTTTGTGTGAGCAGCTCTTGCATGGTCAGGACAGTCTAATCCTGCAGAAAATCACACCCCAGTATGTAACCCAGAAACGGTCTGTGTGGAAAGAGACCATTAATGGACTAAGCCGTCTTTCTAACAAACAGTGCCTTTAA
- the SENP8 gene encoding sentrin-specific protease 8 isoform X1: MATSVKMEQIVLSYGDCLLRSSDVALLDAPHWLNDNVIGFIFEYLASNLPQSLSERIAFLSPEVSQFIKCCERDAPEFLGPLDLPSKELILLPVNDNAGSEAGGTHWSLLAYVRQFQSYLHYDSASGTNAPHARLMARSLSPLLRDNPCYREENAPTQHNSYDCGMYVACVAEALCEQLLHGQDSLILQKITPQYVTQKRSVWKETINGLSRLSNKQCL; the protein is encoded by the coding sequence GATGGAGCAGATAGTGCTGAGCTACGGAGATTGCCTCTTACGATCTTCGGATGTTGCTCTTCTCGATGCCCCACACTGGCTGAATGATAACGTCATTGGGTTTATCTTTGAGTACCTGGCCTCCAATCTACCTCAGTCCCTATCAGAGCGAATCGCTTTCCTCAGTCCTGAAGTGAGCCAGTTCATTAAATGTTGTGAACGAGATGCCCCAGAATTCTTGGGACCGCTGGACCTTCCCAGCAAAGAACTTATCTTGTTACCTGTCAATGATAATGCAGGGTCAGAAGCTGGGGGCACGCACTGGAGTCTTCTAGCCTACGTCCGCCAGTTCCAAAGCTACCTTCACTATGACTCTGCATCGGGAACAAATGCACCACACGCCAGACTTATGGCCAGGAGTTTAAGTCCTCTGCTTCGTGATAATCCATGTTATCGTGAGGAGAATGCTCCTACCCAGCACAACAGCTATGACTGTGGGATGTATGTAGCGTGCGTAGCAGAAGCTTTGTGTGAGCAGCTCTTGCATGGTCAGGACAGTCTAATCCTGCAGAAAATCACACCCCAGTATGTAACCCAGAAACGGTCTGTGTGGAAAGAGACCATTAATGGACTAAGCCGTCTTTCTAACAAACAGTGCCTTTAA
- the SENP8 gene encoding sentrin-specific protease 8 isoform X3 translates to MEQIVLSYGDCLLRSSDVALLDAPHWLNDNVIGFIFEYLASNLPQSLSERIAFLSPEVSQFIKCCERDAPEFLGPLDLPSKELILLPVNDNAGSEAGGTHWSLLAYVRQFQSYLHYDSASGTNAPHARLMARSLSPLLRDNPCYREENAPTQHNSYDCGMYVACVAEALCEQLLHGQDSLILQKITPQYVTQKRSVWKETINGLSRLSNKQCL, encoded by the coding sequence ATGGAGCAGATAGTGCTGAGCTACGGAGATTGCCTCTTACGATCTTCGGATGTTGCTCTTCTCGATGCCCCACACTGGCTGAATGATAACGTCATTGGGTTTATCTTTGAGTACCTGGCCTCCAATCTACCTCAGTCCCTATCAGAGCGAATCGCTTTCCTCAGTCCTGAAGTGAGCCAGTTCATTAAATGTTGTGAACGAGATGCCCCAGAATTCTTGGGACCGCTGGACCTTCCCAGCAAAGAACTTATCTTGTTACCTGTCAATGATAATGCAGGGTCAGAAGCTGGGGGCACGCACTGGAGTCTTCTAGCCTACGTCCGCCAGTTCCAAAGCTACCTTCACTATGACTCTGCATCGGGAACAAATGCACCACACGCCAGACTTATGGCCAGGAGTTTAAGTCCTCTGCTTCGTGATAATCCATGTTATCGTGAGGAGAATGCTCCTACCCAGCACAACAGCTATGACTGTGGGATGTATGTAGCGTGCGTAGCAGAAGCTTTGTGTGAGCAGCTCTTGCATGGTCAGGACAGTCTAATCCTGCAGAAAATCACACCCCAGTATGTAACCCAGAAACGGTCTGTGTGGAAAGAGACCATTAATGGACTAAGCCGTCTTTCTAACAAACAGTGCCTTTAA